The Toxorhynchites rutilus septentrionalis strain SRP chromosome 3, ASM2978413v1, whole genome shotgun sequence genome includes a region encoding these proteins:
- the LOC129779007 gene encoding cardioactive peptide isoform X2, whose product MNTTISPALLALLVTILYMVHVIDGGPVDREPRAYKQYSNEPPAKRPFCNAFTGCGKKRSVVSVTPVSMMHRHAITSEQNRPKVTEGYDPNEDSLANLLDLNTEPAVEDLMRQIMSEAKLWEAIQEANREIYLQKQGQKSAGDSFPVSFSTQ is encoded by the exons ATGAACACAACCATCTCCCCAGCCCTTCTCGCCCTACTGGTGACCATACTATACATGGTCCATGTGATAGACGGTGGTCCCGTGGACAGG GAGCCACGTGCCTACAAACAGTACTCCAACGAACCCCCGGCGAAGCGACCGTTTTGCAACGCCTTCACCGGTTGCGGCAAGAAGCGATCCGTCGTGTCGGTAACGCCGGTATCGATGATGCACCGCCACGCCATCACATCGGAACAGAACCGTCCCAAGGTTACGGAAGGATACGACCCGAACGAGGACTCGCTGGCGAATCTGCTCGATCTGAACACGGAACCGGCCGTCGAGGATCTGATGAGACAGATCATGTCCGAGGCGAAGCTGTGGGAAGCCATCCAGGAAGCGAACCGGGAAATTTATCTGCAAAAGCAGGGTCAGAAATCGGCCGGAGACTCGTTTCCGGTTTCGTTCAGCACGCAGTGA
- the LOC129779007 gene encoding cardioactive peptide isoform X1: MFLITPTASAQLQFYSGHKKTMNTTISPALLALLVTILYMVHVIDGGPVDREPRAYKQYSNEPPAKRPFCNAFTGCGKKRSVVSVTPVSMMHRHAITSEQNRPKVTEGYDPNEDSLANLLDLNTEPAVEDLMRQIMSEAKLWEAIQEANREIYLQKQGQKSAGDSFPVSFSTQ, translated from the exons atgttCTTGATTACA CCTACCGCGTCTGCTCAGCTTCAATTTTATTCAGGCCATAAGAAAACAATGAACACAACCATCTCCCCAGCCCTTCTCGCCCTACTGGTGACCATACTATACATGGTCCATGTGATAGACGGTGGTCCCGTGGACAGG GAGCCACGTGCCTACAAACAGTACTCCAACGAACCCCCGGCGAAGCGACCGTTTTGCAACGCCTTCACCGGTTGCGGCAAGAAGCGATCCGTCGTGTCGGTAACGCCGGTATCGATGATGCACCGCCACGCCATCACATCGGAACAGAACCGTCCCAAGGTTACGGAAGGATACGACCCGAACGAGGACTCGCTGGCGAATCTGCTCGATCTGAACACGGAACCGGCCGTCGAGGATCTGATGAGACAGATCATGTCCGAGGCGAAGCTGTGGGAAGCCATCCAGGAAGCGAACCGGGAAATTTATCTGCAAAAGCAGGGTCAGAAATCGGCCGGAGACTCGTTTCCGGTTTCGTTCAGCACGCAGTGA